The following proteins come from a genomic window of Nautilia profundicola AmH:
- a CDS encoding ribonuclease R family protein, which yields MKEFAYKLVQGIPSKDIPRDKRDIVNDLIALRIVTDSKIIKLKPKYRIGKVDVTKKGFGFLTPLGVKEKDYLIEAEHLNGAGRGDLVIAEKLFNKKGRPKAKVVYILEKAFSVSVVYLTFEYKNNKKIPVLRNIKTDLQTYVAEKKKTLKKLPEGAVFKVDNYTNKIIDVLGVLDDPWVDEKISLALYNKKEEFSKKAIAEAEAYGDYVEKEFYPNRVDLTDLSFCTIDPPTAKDHDDAIYFDKEKNELYVAIADVSEYVYLNGNIDKEAKERGFSIYFPHKSIPMLPRQLSENICSLKEQEDRLAFVFKIKLNNKNEVVKEELFEAIIKSKRKYSYDRVDEFLDGRFENTDETDNEILEWLMPLWEKVKKIRTKRLKTGLDFSSDEIKMTLNEQGLIEKIELEKETPSHKLIEDCMLLANKAAAKMIDFGIFRVHEKPSSNSIDELYESLTALGINIDVEEKDFVKVVRDIQKQAKMMGIEKEVDKLIIRSQQQARYDAKNIGHYALGFEKYTHFTSPIRRYSDLTLHRLLKSIIRNDKKQMEFILRNIEALVVKISELEREAMKVEWDFYDRKYARYAKEHLNEIYKGIIEDTEIPPIAKITEDLLLGARVFLKDKKKYNLFEKVDIEIVSSNIATAKIKGKVKQLELEE from the coding sequence TTGAAAGAATTTGCATATAAATTAGTACAAGGTATACCGTCTAAAGATATACCGAGAGACAAAAGAGACATAGTTAATGATTTAATAGCATTAAGAATAGTAACTGATTCAAAAATAATTAAATTAAAACCTAAATACAGAATAGGAAAAGTAGACGTAACAAAAAAAGGATTCGGTTTTTTAACTCCATTGGGAGTAAAAGAGAAAGATTACCTTATTGAAGCCGAGCATTTAAACGGTGCCGGAAGAGGGGATTTGGTAATTGCCGAAAAACTTTTTAATAAAAAAGGCAGACCTAAAGCAAAAGTTGTTTATATACTTGAAAAAGCATTTAGTGTAAGTGTAGTATATTTGACATTTGAATATAAAAATAATAAAAAAATCCCCGTCTTGAGAAATATTAAAACTGATCTTCAAACATATGTGGCAGAAAAGAAAAAGACATTAAAAAAACTTCCTGAAGGCGCAGTATTCAAAGTCGATAATTACACTAATAAAATTATTGATGTTTTGGGCGTTTTAGATGATCCTTGGGTTGACGAAAAAATATCTTTAGCTTTATATAACAAAAAAGAAGAATTTAGTAAAAAAGCCATAGCAGAAGCTGAAGCTTACGGGGATTATGTTGAAAAAGAGTTTTATCCAAACCGTGTAGATTTAACGGACTTGTCTTTTTGTACTATTGATCCTCCTACAGCAAAAGACCATGATGACGCAATATATTTTGATAAAGAAAAAAACGAACTTTATGTTGCAATTGCAGATGTAAGTGAATATGTTTATCTTAACGGAAATATAGATAAAGAAGCAAAAGAGAGAGGATTTAGTATCTATTTTCCACATAAATCCATACCTATGCTTCCAAGACAGTTAAGTGAAAATATTTGTTCGCTTAAAGAACAGGAAGACAGACTTGCATTTGTTTTTAAGATTAAGTTAAATAACAAAAACGAAGTTGTAAAAGAAGAGCTTTTTGAAGCAATAATAAAGTCGAAAAGAAAATATTCTTATGATAGGGTAGATGAGTTTTTAGACGGCAGATTTGAAAACACAGACGAAACAGATAATGAAATACTTGAGTGGCTTATGCCTTTATGGGAAAAAGTAAAAAAAATCAGAACAAAACGTTTAAAAACCGGTCTTGATTTTAGTAGTGATGAAATAAAAATGACATTAAATGAACAAGGCTTAATAGAAAAAATTGAACTTGAAAAAGAAACACCTTCTCATAAACTTATAGAAGATTGTATGCTTTTAGCTAATAAAGCTGCAGCAAAAATGATTGACTTTGGGATTTTCAGGGTTCATGAAAAGCCGTCATCAAACAGTATAGACGAACTTTATGAGAGTTTGACAGCATTGGGAATTAATATTGATGTGGAAGAAAAAGATTTTGTAAAAGTTGTAAGAGATATACAAAAACAAGCAAAAATGATGGGAATAGAAAAAGAAGTTGACAAACTTATAATCCGCTCTCAGCAACAAGCAAGATATGATGCTAAGAATATCGGTCATTATGCATTAGGATTTGAAAAATATACACATTTTACGTCACCTATTAGAAGATATTCCGATTTAACTCTTCACAGACTTTTAAAATCAATAATACGAAATGATAAAAAACAGATGGAATTTATATTAAGAAACATTGAAGCTCTTGTCGTTAAAATAAGTGAACTTGAACGTGAGGCAATGAAAGTAGAATGGGACTTTTATGATAGAAAATATGCCAGATACGCAAAAGAGCATTTGAATGAAATTTATAAAGGTATTATTGAAGATACGGAAATACCGCCGATTGCTAAAATCACTGAAGATCTTTTACTCGGAGCAAGAGTGTTTTTAAAAGATAAGAAAAAATATAATCTATTCGAAAAAGTTGATATAGAAATAGTAAGTTCAAACATTGCAACGGCTAAAATCAAAGGTAAAGTTAAACAGCTTGAATTAGAAGAGTAA
- a CDS encoding HDOD domain-containing protein has translation MNEKILNQIKSLPPLPKSVLEIQRITNDPNSSIADLIKIVKEDPMLTANLLKAANSPLYGFTRQIKNVDQAVSLFGMSTVKGFAISFAIRNSLKFDLSAYGINETKFHDVASQRNAVAVNWFKKDRNKLDILATNSFLIDLGAVVISLILNNDGKSESFKNRLLSGENRDALEKEYIGATTVEVTTEIFKHWNFSDDLIESMSHIDNPQGDYKVESAALLVLKTLIDMIKPFNDESVKKAFELAENYGLDTEALQLAVDLIKG, from the coding sequence ATGAATGAGAAAATTTTAAATCAAATCAAATCACTGCCACCTCTACCAAAAAGTGTATTGGAAATACAAAGAATTACAAATGACCCGAACTCTTCAATTGCCGATTTGATTAAAATCGTTAAAGAAGACCCAATGTTGACAGCAAATTTATTAAAAGCTGCGAACTCTCCTTTATACGGATTTACCAGACAAATCAAAAATGTTGATCAGGCTGTATCATTGTTTGGAATGTCTACTGTTAAAGGGTTTGCTATTTCATTCGCAATCAGAAATTCGCTTAAATTTGATTTAAGTGCGTACGGTATAAATGAGACTAAATTTCACGATGTAGCTTCTCAAAGAAATGCTGTAGCAGTTAACTGGTTTAAAAAGGACAGAAATAAATTAGATATTTTAGCTACAAATTCATTTTTAATAGATTTGGGTGCGGTAGTAATATCTTTAATTTTAAATAACGACGGGAAAAGTGAAAGTTTCAAAAACAGACTGTTAAGCGGTGAAAATAGGGATGCGTTAGAAAAAGAATATATTGGGGCGACTACTGTAGAAGTAACGACTGAAATATTCAAACATTGGAATTTTAGCGATGATTTGATAGAATCAATGAGCCATATTGATAATCCTCAGGGTGATTATAAAGTCGAGAGTGCTGCATTGTTAGTATTAAAAACGTTGATTGATATGATCAAGCCATTTAATGACGAAAGTGTAAAAAAAGCGTTTGAATTAGCAGAAAATTACGGTTTAGATACGGAAGCATTACAATTAGCTGTTGATTTGATAAAAGGATAA
- a CDS encoding tetratricopeptide repeat protein: MHRYDELEKLYYKNKIKKYIFLSVTVLILIILGVYSYKILNNKNKKDNTPKINVDFKKITANNIDSNKSIEKNVKKISKKETKNEIKEYNKSTVTHTVKKELDQNKTKVKTNNQTPNLSFVVPKIKEDDTLKQENKQTTPQKPVQIKKTSSVNKKTENKTDNIKVIPIIKEEKININELVASFNKEPKYDTAMVISKYYFDKNDYKNAKLWALKANNIDPSKYESWKMFALILLKKNDKIKAKEVLKIYLNDYGENDEIYKLLRSIDE, from the coding sequence ATGCATAGATATGATGAACTTGAGAAATTATATTATAAAAACAAAATAAAAAAATATATTTTTTTAAGTGTTACAGTTTTAATATTAATTATTTTAGGCGTGTATAGCTATAAAATTCTTAATAATAAAAATAAAAAAGATAACACTCCTAAAATAAATGTCGATTTTAAAAAAATAACTGCAAATAATATTGATAGCAACAAATCTATAGAAAAAAATGTAAAAAAAATATCTAAAAAAGAAACAAAAAATGAAATAAAAGAGTATAATAAAAGTACAGTTACCCATACCGTTAAAAAAGAATTAGATCAGAATAAAACGAAAGTAAAAACGAATAATCAGACACCTAATTTGTCTTTTGTAGTGCCTAAGATTAAAGAAGATGATACGTTAAAACAAGAAAACAAACAAACGACACCACAAAAACCGGTACAAATAAAAAAAACATCATCTGTAAATAAAAAAACAGAAAATAAAACCGACAATATTAAGGTGATTCCGATTATAAAAGAAGAAAAAATTAATATTAATGAATTGGTGGCTTCTTTTAATAAAGAACCGAAATATGACACCGCAATGGTCATTTCAAAATATTACTTTGATAAAAATGATTATAAAAATGCAAAATTGTGGGCATTAAAGGCAAACAATATTGATCCTTCCAAATATGAAAGTTGGAAAATGTTTGCATTAATATTGCTTAAGAAAAATGATAAAATAAAAGCAAAAGAAGTTTTAAAAATCTATTTGAACGATTATGGTGAAAATGACGAAATATATAAATTACTAAGGAGTATAGATGAATGA
- a CDS encoding ATPase, T2SS/T4P/T4SS family codes for MANFSKAKEVFRDVVDLKLYVPLSAVEKTKKDLLNALDQKEKMIFVTGEAGSGKSMILKSVYNHLKEKNNVFYIANPYLEINTILSILKQLSLNDYQIFLIDEAQLLSEDTFENLRIYADKGNITIVFATHDTDIKKLMQKKHFQTRINYILKVNKANREELENFIKTKLLKANLIDVAEMLKRKNYNLIYKYTKGSLRATNQLMFKLFDILEYFYNKNPDKVNIDKLSNKYIEMAYMDFKEFHA; via the coding sequence TTGGCAAACTTCAGTAAGGCCAAAGAGGTCTTTAGAGACGTTGTTGATTTGAAGTTATATGTTCCGCTTTCAGCTGTAGAAAAAACAAAAAAAGATTTATTAAACGCATTGGATCAAAAAGAAAAAATGATTTTTGTCACAGGTGAAGCTGGAAGCGGAAAAAGCATGATTTTAAAATCGGTTTATAATCATTTAAAAGAAAAAAACAATGTTTTTTACATAGCGAACCCTTACTTAGAAATTAATACAATTCTTTCCATTTTAAAACAGTTAAGTTTAAACGATTATCAAATTTTTTTAATTGACGAAGCTCAATTATTATCAGAAGACACATTTGAAAATCTGCGTATATATGCTGATAAGGGTAATATAACAATCGTATTTGCAACCCATGATACCGATATAAAAAAACTTATGCAAAAAAAACATTTTCAAACAAGAATCAATTATATACTTAAGGTAAATAAAGCAAATCGTGAAGAGCTTGAAAATTTTATAAAAACTAAACTGTTAAAAGCTAATTTAATTGATGTTGCAGAAATGCTTAAACGAAAAAATTATAATCTTATTTATAAATACACAAAAGGTTCTTTAAGAGCAACAAATCAACTGATGTTTAAATTGTTTGATATTCTTGAATATTTTTATAATAAAAATCCTGATAAAGTGAATATAGACAAGCTTTCCAATAAATATATCGAAATGGCCTATATGGATTTTAAGGAATTCCATGCATAG
- a CDS encoding secretin and TonB N-terminal domain-containing protein produces MKKLVLILFIALSLFANCENKLFTYSNSINTADRLSIQEFLDLLVTQKCNINIVFDDKESKDAVKNKMPFLRVKNYTLNQVLDLILSKRGLFYTLNGDTLEISYYKTKTYKLDFISSNRVGESNLDATDSKVKNEYTFDFWDKVQDNIETILKNTSDEFKPPIIDKTVGLITVTGTKKQIDAIDKYINTMLNRLTKEVLIDVKIYTVELSKSHKTGIDWSQLSIQLNRTDVPLRGTYIGGAQSVFSDATFSVVGLLNFLAQNGNVNSLSNPKVVTLNNQKAIISVGDTIYYKYASKVTTDQNGNPNTEYTIDSKFVGVVLDITPQISDNGDIILSIAPRISAFKDLTQLSNTTRDMPPDTKDNTMLSVVKLKDNQTLVLGGLITNDKTLQVNGVPVLKEIPLIKYLFSSREEVTSRKELVFVITPHIINLKKKKTLRDLGFGKLQ; encoded by the coding sequence ATGAAAAAGTTAGTATTAATTCTATTTATTGCATTATCGTTATTTGCAAATTGCGAAAACAAACTGTTTACATATTCAAACAGTATAAACACCGCTGATAGATTATCGATTCAAGAGTTTTTAGATCTTTTGGTTACACAAAAGTGTAATATCAATATTGTATTTGATGATAAAGAATCAAAAGACGCTGTTAAAAACAAAATGCCGTTTTTAAGAGTTAAAAACTATACACTAAACCAAGTTCTTGATTTGATTCTTTCAAAAAGAGGACTGTTTTATACTTTAAACGGAGATACTTTAGAAATAAGTTATTATAAAACGAAAACATATAAACTTGATTTTATTTCAAGTAATAGAGTGGGTGAAAGTAATCTTGACGCGACAGACAGTAAAGTAAAAAATGAGTATACTTTTGATTTCTGGGATAAAGTGCAAGATAATATTGAAACAATATTAAAAAATACTTCAGATGAATTTAAACCTCCGATTATTGATAAAACTGTAGGTTTAATTACAGTTACAGGAACAAAAAAACAAATAGATGCAATTGATAAATATATTAATACAATGCTTAATAGATTAACTAAAGAAGTTTTGATTGATGTAAAAATTTATACAGTAGAGCTTTCAAAATCACACAAAACCGGTATCGACTGGTCACAATTATCTATTCAATTAAATAGAACTGACGTGCCTTTAAGAGGTACATATATCGGTGGTGCTCAGTCAGTATTCAGCGATGCAACATTTAGTGTAGTCGGTTTATTAAACTTCTTAGCACAAAACGGTAATGTAAATTCATTGTCTAATCCGAAAGTGGTGACTTTAAATAATCAAAAAGCCATTATAAGTGTAGGTGATACTATTTATTATAAATATGCTTCAAAAGTTACAACAGATCAAAACGGAAATCCAAACACTGAATATACAATCGATTCTAAATTTGTAGGTGTGGTTTTAGATATTACTCCTCAAATTAGTGATAACGGTGATATTATTTTAAGTATTGCTCCGAGAATTAGCGCATTTAAAGATTTAACTCAATTAAGCAATACAACAAGAGATATGCCGCCTGATACAAAAGATAATACAATGCTAAGCGTAGTTAAATTAAAAGACAATCAAACATTAGTATTGGGTGGATTAATTACAAATGATAAAACATTACAGGTTAACGGTGTGCCTGTATTAAAAGAAATCCCTTTAATTAAATATCTATTCTCTTCAAGAGAAGAAGTTACATCAAGAAAAGAGTTAGTGTTTGTTATAACACCACACATAATTAATCTTAAAAAGAAAAAAACATTAAGGGATTTAGGCTTTGGCAAACTTCAGTAA